CCGCCAAGGAATCGTGTGCCTAATCACTCTGAAATAGACGCGTGTATGCCTTATCTCATGCGACAGCTGGCCATAATCAATCCCCGAGTGGTCGTATTGCTGGGGGGAATAGCTGTTTCCTCTCTAATTGGACCATGGAAGATTTCAGAGGCCCATGGTCGCTTCTATGAGACTGAAGAACGACTCTTCTTCATTACATACCACCCCTCGGCGGTACTTCGCTCTCCTCAGCTCGTGGAAACAATGAGGGCCGACTTCCGACTACTCGCCAAGGAGCTCACATAGTCCCTTCAACTTCGTGGGAGATATATCCCATCAGCATCACTAACATCCGGACGAGAGATGCTCACCGACACAGTCCTGCTACTGCAGACACCGCCCCTTGAGAACCCTCTTCAGGGTTGGCTGGATGTAATGACCCTCGTACTCAACATCGGCTATGCACTGGCCACCAGAGGCTATCTTCTCCTCATACTCGTCGGATTCGCGCTGTACGTCACTGGCGTCAGCGATGTGCTTGCGAAAGTGATAGTTGGTGCTGGAATCTTCATCTACTTCTTTGGTCCATTTGTGATTGGGCAGGTGGTCGGATTCGTTGGAGTTGAGCCAGTCACCAGTGAAACCGCACGACTGATTTGGCAGTCTGTGATGGGCATGCCCGACGTGGACCTTGTCTACATGGTGTTGGTAGTGAGCGACCTAGTGGCATCTGTATGTGTCTTGGCAGGAGCGATTCTGTACTTCACGCCAAGCACCAATGACCTCCGGTCAAGAGGACAGTCACTGATTGTGAGGTCGCTGATGTTCGCTCCTGTGCTTGCATACCTGCATATCTTTCCCTGGTAGGTCCTTGCGGTCTTCAGGACAACTCTTAAATCGACGCCATCGTGGGTGTCCACAGCTGGTCCCAAATCGCACAGGCGGTGTCACGGATGCCGAACAAGTCCTCTATTACCTATCGCACAGTATCCGATGTGAGCGGTCCGCTTCTTGTTGTTGATAGCATCCATGAAGTGGCGTACAATGAAGTAGTGCGTATCCTGTCTCCTAGTGGCGAAATGCTGACCGGAACTGTGCTGGAAACAGGTCGTGGTCGAGCAGTAATCCAGGTGTTTGAGGGGACGAGTGGACTTGATACTGACAAGACTGCGGTGCGGTTCACCGGTGAAACACTGAAACTACCCGTTTCCACGGAGATTCTCGGTAGAGTGCTGGATGGCTCAGGCCGTCCTCTCGACAAAGGCCCTCCTCTGACAGCAGAGGACCATTGGGACATCTACGGCTCTCCAATCAACCCCTATGCGAGGCAGTACCCACGACAGCCAATCCAGACTGGTCTGTCTGTGATTGACGGTCTCAATACACTTGTCCGTGGCCAGAAACTCCCCATCTTCTCCGGATCCGGGCTGCCTCACAATCGAATCGCTGCGCAGATTGTCCGTCAGGCGAAGATTCCCGGCGAGGAGGGCGACTTCGCCATAGTGTTCGCTGCCATGGGTATCACTGCTACGGAGGCCCAGTACTTCATGAGTTCTTTCGAGGAGACCGGGGCTCTTGAGCACACCACTCTGTTCCTGAATCTTGCAGATGACCCGGCCATCGAGAGGATAATCACGCCCCGAGCAGCTCTGACTGCTGCAGAGTATCTTGCCTATGAGTCAGATATGCATGTGCTTGTGATTCTCACCGACATGACTAACTATGCTGAAGCGCTGAGGGAGATTAGCGCAGCAAGGTCGGAGGTGCCCGGTCGTAGAGGTTATCCTGGTTATCTCTACACGGACCTGAGCCTGATATACGAACGTGCAGGCAGAATCCATGGTCGTAAGGGCACGATAACTCAGATGCCCATTCTGTCGATGCCACAGGACGACATGACCCATCCGATTCCTGACCTGACCGGGTATATCACCGAGGGGCAATTGCCTCTCAGCAGGGCACTGCACAGGCGCGGCATATATCCTCCGATAGACCCCGGTCCGTCACTGAGCCGGCTGATGAAGGAGGGGATTGGAGAAGGAATGACGCGCTTTGACCACAAAGAGGTGCAAGCGCAGCTCTACTATGCCTACTCTGAGGGTCGCGACCTTCGTGATCTTGTAGCGGTTGTGGGTTCAGAGGCACTGACCGAGCGAGACCAGAAGTACCTGAAGTTTGCTGACCGATTCGAAGAGGAGTTCATCAACCAAGATGAGCATGAGGACCGGTCTTTCGAACAGACACTGGACATTGGATGGACGCTTCTGAGTGAATTCCCTGAGAGAGAGCTCAAGCGA
The sequence above is a segment of the Candidatus Thorarchaeota archaeon genome. Coding sequences within it:
- a CDS encoding uracil-DNA glycosylase translates to MSNRDALAELHREIEECVRCPLYLTRNRAVPGEGPIDAKIMLVGEAPGAAEDETGRPFVGRSGMLLTRLLKEIGIGREDVFITSVLKSRPPRNRVPNHSEIDACMPYLMRQLAIINPRVVVLLGGIAVSSLIGPWKISEAHGRFYETEERLFFITYHPSAVLRSPQLVETMRADFRLLAKELT
- a CDS encoding V-type ATP synthase subunit B; translation: MPNKSSITYRTVSDVSGPLLVVDSIHEVAYNEVVRILSPSGEMLTGTVLETGRGRAVIQVFEGTSGLDTDKTAVRFTGETLKLPVSTEILGRVLDGSGRPLDKGPPLTAEDHWDIYGSPINPYARQYPRQPIQTGLSVIDGLNTLVRGQKLPIFSGSGLPHNRIAAQIVRQAKIPGEEGDFAIVFAAMGITATEAQYFMSSFEETGALEHTTLFLNLADDPAIERIITPRAALTAAEYLAYESDMHVLVILTDMTNYAEALREISAARSEVPGRRGYPGYLYTDLSLIYERAGRIHGRKGTITQMPILSMPQDDMTHPIPDLTGYITEGQLPLSRALHRRGIYPPIDPGPSLSRLMKEGIGEGMTRFDHKEVQAQLYYAYSEGRDLRDLVAVVGSEALTERDQKYLKFADRFEEEFINQDEHEDRSFEQTLDIGWTLLSEFPERELKRCDPETISWAKGKGIYRC